The candidate division TA06 bacterium genomic sequence CGCTTAAAGCTTTTCACTCTCAAACTAGGCACTAGTTGAACATTTGAACCACTGTGCCCTTGAAACCTGGGCTTTTACCCGATTCCTGCAACTGCCGAAAACTCTTCTACTGTTTTCAGGGAAGGCTGAGGGCCAAAGATGCTGACCAGAATGACGGCAATCAGACTGAAGAAGAATCCCGGTACCAGTTCATAAATTGCATTCTTCAGCACAGGTATGTTGTACCAGATAACTATCGTTACAGCCCCGACTATCATTCCCGCGAGCACTCCCCACTTAGTTGTTCTTTTCCACCTGAGAGAGAGTATGAGGGGTGGCCCGAATGACGCCGCCAAGCCTCCCCACGCATAGAGAACAAGCCAGTAGACTGCACGTTCAGCCTTTATGCCCAGAAGAAAGGCCACGATGCCTATGGCCACTGTTGAGAGTCTTCCTATAAAGAGCAGCCTCTCTTGCGACGCCTTCTTGTTCACGATCTTTCCATAGAAATCCCCAGCAACAGAGGTGGCTGCTATCAAGAGTTGTGAGTCCACTGTGGACATCATGGCTGCGGTTGCTGCGGCAATTATTACTCCCACCAGCCACGGCGGTAGTATGGCCATAGCAAGTGAAGTGGTCGCGGTTTCCGGGTCATCAAGTGCTCCCAGGACAGAAAGACCCACTATCCCCACCATGATTGCACCCAGCAACGCGAAGAACACCCAGACCATGGCCACCCATGCCGCAACGCTCATTTTTGAGCCTTTTCTCAGTGCCATGTAGCGCGTGACGATATGCGGCTGTCCTGCATACCCCAAGCCGATTGCAAGACCCCCTATGATGACCCCCAGAAACATTGCAAGTCCAGTCGATCCACCACCCCAGGTTAGCGTTCCCGGATTTGCGTTAGCCATACCCCTGATTAGAGAAGGTATCCCACCTATCTTCACAATTCCCACAACAGAGAGAAGAGAGAGTCCCGATAGCATTATGAGAGCCTGGAAGAAGTCTGTCCATGCCTCAGCCAGGAAACCACCTGCCATTGTGTAGAATATGATGAATCCAAGCGCAATTCCCATCCCCTGAACCTTGCTCAGAGTGAAGCTCGCCGATAGGATCTTCCCTGCTCCCACGCACTGAGCAGAAACGTACAGAGTGAAGAAAAAACTATTAGAATCATTCCGACGACTCTCAAAAGATGAGTAGAGTCGTTGAATCTCGACTCAAAGTAGTCGGGCAGAGTTATTGCTGAGAACCGGATGCTGAATTTCCTCAGCCTTTCGGCTATGACCACCCAGTTTGCAAGGCTTCCCAAAAAACACCCTATAAAAACCCACACAGCTCCCAGACCTATCTTGAAGGCAAGACCCGGCAACCCTACAAGCAGCCAGGTGGACATATCCGTGGACTTCTCACTCAAAGCAATGACCCAGGAACCAAGTTTTCGTCCCCCCAGGCCGAAATCCTCAAGAGTTTTTGTAAATCTTGCGGCGACCACACCGGCCACAACCATGCCAACAAGATAGACGAGAAACGCAACAAGAGAAGGGTTCATCCATCCCCCTTCTTGTCATGGGAACGAACAGACTGCACTCTTGGCCGTACCTTTGGCTTGAACTTCAGTGACTTCGTTATCAAGCATTCATTCACTGCCCTTTCCATTGCTTCTTCTGCTTTTCTCAC encodes the following:
- a CDS encoding sodium/proline symporter, whose protein sequence is MQRLYSSFESRRNDSNSFFFTLYVSAQCVGAGKILSASFTLSKVQGMGIALGFIIFYTMAGGFLAEAWTDFFQALIMLSGLSLLSVVGIVKIGGIPSLIRGMANANPGTLTWGGGSTGLAMFLGVIIGGLAIGLGYAGQPHIVTRYMALRKGSKMSVAAWVAMVWVFFALLGAIMVGIVGLSVLGALDDPETATTSLAMAILPPWLVGVIIAAATAAMMSTVDSQLLIAATSVAGDFYGKIVNKKASQERLLFIGRLSTVAIGIVAFLLGIKAERAVYWLVLYAWGGLAASFGPPLILSLRWKRTTKWGVLAGMIVGAVTIVIWYNIPVLKNAIYELVPGFFFSLIAVILVSIFGPQPSLKTVEEFSAVAGIG